gtaccggtatctcgagatattttttgttactttctGTTgtactgaagcaaatctctattTTGTGTGGTTTCTTATAAATTAAGTTGTTTTTAAGCCCTCAAACCAAGGGTTATAGCCCTTGTTTTGGTGGCTTGCGGTTCAAAGTAGTTATGAGTTATGAATCATTTTTTGAAAAGTGCAATATACACGCACATACAAAACACAACAAATCAGACTACTAAAATGTCACTGCAAATGCGATCACATTTTGAAATCTAGATGTTTTTGGAGGGTATGTGACATGATGAGAactatattatctattttttcttcaaaatattaaactatctGAATCGCATGAAAGAagcatagtatatatataaccttgAGGGATTAAATAGTTTCCTTGGTTTCTCTGACCATGAAAGGACGTAGAAACACAAATGCAAGAATCCATTGTTGAAGGACCAATACGCTGATTAAATACAGAAGAGATAGATGTGGGTTAATTTAGCTCATGCTTCATGCAAGGTTCTGTCTGCCAACAGGGATGCATGGAGCACCTCAGTTTTGTGATGTTGCATTAAATAAACATAAGTTTTTTAGGCCTTCTTCTGTTCTATGGGTTTTGGCAGCAAAAGCATAGAATATGCCAgccattaattttcttttctctgagTTCAATATGCATGTGTCAACTGTCAAGTGTCAGCTTCAATGTTCTTTTCCCACTTCCTTGCTTTTCCCACCAAAACCGAGTTACAATCCATGTATCATTGAGTAAGAGAAGTGTACTGCTGCCTGAACTTTTTGGAGAACAcaagaaaaaacttaaatatataatccctccgtttcgcaatataagactttctagtattgtctagattcatatagatgctaatgaatctagacacatatataaattatatatattcatccacgaataaatttagacaaagctagaaagtgttacaatatgaaacggaggtggtACATATATTCTCTAGCCAGTTCATTAGCTGCATTAATTTTGATACAGAGTGCTATATCTCAAGTTTTATTCTTTCCTCACTCTTTACTTCTCTTATATATTCTCTATTACTAGCTTTTGGATAACACGTTCTTTCTATTGACATGTTAATGTTAGATGAACCTAAAGTTTACATAGAAAGCCAGCACACCACTGAAATATCTACACAAGTTGCTGACTAGCTGTAACAtatgcacttttttttttcttgaaacaCTGGCCTAATctgtttcttctttctttttcataattttatcttCTGCAGCTGGTCCCAACTCCTGGATTCTCTTCCTCTGCCTAATGTAAGAAACCATACTGCACTCTCACTTTGCAGTTGAATCAATCATGTACACAACAATCTTCACCTACGATCTTATTTCTATTCCTATACCTATTACCATGGGAACAATAATGCATGTATAGCTTCTTGTTCATTTGTTATCTTCAAATTAATGAAACTTATCTGAATCAATAGGTTAGCCATAGCATTGGTCCTGCTAGTTCTAAGTTTATTGACTATCTCAAGCTTCTACCATCCTTCTGCAGATCAAATGGATTTGCCCTACTGCACCAACTCGCGCTGTTGCTGCTTTCGGTGGATTCCCTTGCACAGCATGTGCGTTTCTGAACCATTTATCAgttggccaaaaaaaaaaaagcctgtAGCATTGCTTTCCTATTTTTCTAGGCCATTTCCTTGCTGCAACTTGGCTACAGATTCTGATATTGTCGTTCTCTTTTTACTGAAACTGAAACAGGGTTTGATGTGGAGGACACTTCAGTGGATGGCCGTGATGATATTGAAGGGCTTGATGCTTCAGCTGCGCATGTTGCAAATCTACTGTCATCCGAGCCATCTGATGGTACATTTCATAATTGTACAACAATTAAAGAACAAAGGAAAAACTgtgaaaatatcaaataaccTATACTCTCTATTTGCCTTGCTGATCTTGGTGGAATTCAATTTCAGTGAGGCTTGGGATAGGTGGTTTCAGCATGGGTGCTGCCACTGCTCTCCACTCTGCAGCATGCTATGCTCATGGGAGATTCACAAACGGCGTCGCATACCCGATTACCCTCAGCGCAGTCATCGGCTTGAGTGGCTGGCTTCCCTGTTCAAGGTCTGATTCTATTCTttggtcctttttttttgaaaatactaATAATTTCATTGATGAATTTCCCCCTATGATTTTCATTTTGTGTGATGCTCTTGAGGTGTTCTTGTCTTAGGACTTTGAAGAGCAAGATGGACAGCTCTCAGACTGCGCTGAGAAGAGCTGGTGCCTTACCAATCCTGCTCAGCCATGGAAGAGGTTAGCATTGCAATTGTTTTTGTCTAGATGTGTTAGGTTATGTCAATCTCTTGCAAAATGCAAATCTGCTAAAAAATGGTGTATTTGTTTTTGCCCTTGCAGCTGATGAGATTGTCACCTACAGAAATGGTGAGAGATCAGCTCAGATCCTGCAAAGCTCGGGCTTTCAGTATCTGAATTTAAAAAGTTACAATGGGtacagacacacacacacaaacttCATTTCCCAcacgtttaattatttttctgaaaataaCAGTAAATAACATGGTGTAATTTACACAGGCTGGGCCATTATACTATCCCTGAAGAAATGGACGATGTCTGCAAGTGGCTCCGCTCAATGCTGGGGCTTGACCGATCCCGCGGATAATTCGAAAATATGCACGCAGTGCAGTGGCTTTGGTAGTGATATAtatgagagaagagaaggtATTGACAATATACAGGAGAACTGGAGAAGGTTGGTAGGATATGTGAATTGTGGCTGTCATGGTTTCGGTAGCATGTAACACTATGTTGTTTTCCTCTCAACTGCATGCCATGTTACAGTTGTAGTTTACTACTAATGTACCCTGTTACCGCTAAAGAGGAGGGATTCCTATAATGTAGTAGTGTATTGCTTGTTTGATACTTTCATTACATTAGTAATTATACCATCTGAGTCTCACTGGTCCTGCAGTTTTTTGCATGATATACCATCAGATGCCCTagaatgtaaaaaaaaaaaacaagatgagATATTTTAAACCTAACCATGCGATTTATAACAGTGTTAAAGTCTAATGATCAAGCCTTGCATAAATTCATAACAGGATAAGCTGATAATCAAGGTGTTCTATTATGTGCTGCACTTAGGGGTGGAGAAAAAACTcatggctcgttagctcgctcgactcgcaacaagctcggctcggctcgtttcatttttctaacgaacCGAGCTgccattttagctcgttagagataacgagccagttCGAGCTGACTCTCGAGCCTTAACGAGCTTGAACATATACGACAGTCCACCCTCCACCGGTCCACAGGCTACGGCCCAACGCTTCACGCAGCCACGAGGCCCACGAAGGTAAACCCTAGCACTCACGCAGTCACGCACCAAGCCACCAATGcactcacgccgccgccctcgtctctctccctctcagcCTCGTCCTCGTGTGTGCGACGCACAGGCACAGCAGGCAGCGACGCCGCCGGATCTCCCACCGGCCAACTCCGCCATCGGCGCGTCGCCGGCTCTCCCAGGCGGCCACCCAAGCCCTGCCGCCTCCGCTGCTGGcaccccgcctccgccgccggctgtcCGAGGCGGCCAGGCCCCAAGCCTTGCCGCCTGCGCTGGCTGCCGGCGCCCCGCCTCCGCTGCCGGGTGTCCGAGGCGACCAAGCCCCCAGCTCTGCCGCTGGCTCTCCCCCCTCCGCTgccggcgcgccgcctccgccggttGTCCGAAACTCTGAATGGAGCAGGCGCCTCAAGGTGAAGGCCCTCGACCACCATCCCCGAGCAAATGTGCGAGTGTGACGCCATCCTCGTTGGCAGGTGCAGCGACACGTACACGCTCTACACGGATTGCTCCAAGCAAGGTTGGCCGCAGTCGAGGTTCTGGAACAGCAATTGGAGCAGCAGGAGCACAACCGCTGGAATCAACATCACGAGCTAATGTCTCCATGTCTGTGGTATGTATGCAAGTTGCAAAACCTTTCTGGTTTGTGCCTTTGAATGaatcattgtatttatctGTCTCCACTCTCCATGTTTGTGGTTTGTGCCTTTGAATGAATCTGTGGTATGTCTCCATGTCTGTGGTTGTACATATGATTTGCATCCTTGTTTGTGTTTTTGCTTGTATAACTTGCTACAAAATTGTTTGGGGCCAATTTTGCAGGGGTTAGCTcgtgagcctaacgagccagctcgagctttgaGTTgagtttttagctcgttatgataacgagccgagccgagctggctcggtaTCCACCCCTAGCTGCACTAaagtatagaaaatatttcagCTGCAGACATACCTGTGGTCAAGCTCAGCTTGTACTGAAACCGTGCTGGCTATCATTTTTGACATTAGAAATGTCAAGGCCTGAGGAACACTGGCGTAGAATCTGAGTTTGGGATAGTAGTATTGTTAAGGATATATGCATATTAATCAAGGGTATTTCTGTCTTTTCCTGTTGTACTAAGTTTATATGCTCCTTTGAGTTCAATCCCCAAATTCATTTCCACTGAAATCAAAAGGTATAACATGGAGATTCATCAGCCTGAACAAGCACCTGAATCAAACAGTGTGATGAAAGTAGTTATCATCTCCAAGATATTTGAGAAACCCCCTGATCTCAACATTGTGCACAAAGGAACAACACATCATCAAAATACGGATGACTATCCCAGAAACTCAGTGCATCCTATGTCCATTTGATCATAGAATATCAAAGTAACTCCAGTGAAATAAGCTAAATAGTACTGTAAAACAACTATAAATTGATCACCAGGATGATTATCACATCAGATAACCGAAACTGCTACCTTTTTTAgttaccaaattaattttgctGGTCCGGCCCATGGAGGCCGACCAATTctattagagttttttttaccatacttgaaaaaataacttaaggtactatatttttcggtgtaaaaatttagtaacttaAGATATAATGTATCTAAAAGTACTAAAGTTTTTcgtatagtaaaaaaaaacctagaatATTAAGATCGGAGGAAAACATGTTAcaagatacaaaatttatctgATTGAAGATCAGCACACAAGGCCACTTCCCCCATTGCTTGAATATAGAGATCAATATTCCAAGGACAGACAActtcaataaatattttccatTATACTTGCTTGTGTTGGCCAATGCCTCCTGTGGTCTACAACCTGTACGTCCCATTATTCAGATGTTCCAATATAATAGCCAGATGTTTCCACTAAAACTGCCATCGTCATCAAATCATTGCACATCCGTTCCAATCAATGACAATGAAGAACGAATTTAACCattagaaaaggaaaaaaaaaggacaattAAACAATATGCTAACGGACTTGTCTGATCGTTGATGCTACACTCAACCGTCTTTTGCCCTATAACTATAGCCACACCCTCTGCATTGCATCTCGCAGTACAGGCAGCTTTTGTTCCTCAAATCGCGAAGGAAGCATAAGATTGCGCGGCATGATTATCATTACAAAATGTAGCAATCAAATGACATTGCATTCCCCCCGCATACATTTGAATCACTGGCAGTACATCTTACGGCAACCGCAtcccttagagcaagttcaatagcattagccaactactagctctaattcataatttaatagtcaattcatacaatagtcacttacaaaacatcaatacatggtctcacatgtcatacatatattttgtcttatagTTCTtatacagctggctacaaattagtagcccatccctcttctctcttctcttatctatttaaaatatgcttatagctggcttatagcttgctattgtacctactcTTATGGATGTTTTATAAttctctataaatatttatagtacaACTAAtctgtttattttctataaccATATCTTTTTGAAATGAGATGAACCAGATCTCTACATCCACTAGATGTATGCAACCACTGGTGGGACACCCGAGTTTTATGACGGAGAGttgcttcagtccaataaaaagtaacaaaaaatatctttgagttaccggtacctcacggtaccaaatcatttctaatcgttgaatctaacagtacacatcctacttagctagatccaatggtaagaaataatttgatacaTCGAGACATTTTTTGTTGAACCGGAGTAAATCTCTTCATGACCACCTAAGATCAAACCCGAGTGGGCGCATGCACAACGGCTACACTAGCCAACTAAATTCCTTTTTCTAATCCAAtggatatattattattatcatacAAACTGCTGatagtagaatatttttttctattagtaATAGATTTCTAAATTAAGAGTCAAAATTATTCTACCGACATAATATTGGTAATAGCCACCGTGCAATCTGCTGCGCCTTTCGCTCAGGTTCCGGCCAATGTTTGGTCTGAACGCCCTATGCTTCTTGTTCCGGCGATCAGGCGTCGTCTTCAGTATCCCATCGCGGAGCTCGTCCACCCTGTTGTCTTCGGCTTCAGTGCTTGGAGCGTAAACGCATGTTGCTCAAGCATTCACATAGTCACACTAGCTGCAGTTGAAGCGAGAAGAAACAGAAGTGCAAAGGCGCAAAGCTATAGCAAAACATAGAGATTTTCAGAGTATTATTCACTATTCGATTCACAAGATTTTTCGCAGAAAAATAAGGAACTGAAACTAGGCGCTCAGGTGATAGGATCCATGGGCGCCGGCTCCTTCTTGCCGTTGGAGATTTTCGGCCcgagagcaggtacaataacagACTAAGCTAactatagatatattttattttaaatagataaaagagaagagagaataatAATGAACtactaattaagctagctacagtgtgtatgatatgtaggACCATACATTAATgctttataggtaactattgtatgaattggctattagattgactatagattaATTGGAGCTAGTGTTAGCTATAATACGGCAATTCGGCGAAGATACGTTTCCTCTTCGCCTATACCGAAGCGTTGAAGAGAATTCAGATACGGACACAGACGCAGCCTCCCATCGAATTTGCAGACAGCGCTGAAGGATGGACGAACTTGAAGTTGATACATAACTTCCCAAGTATTGATTTTGCCGTCTGTTGATGTAAAAGTAGCACTTGTAGAAATGTATCGATTGCATCATGTGATAAAAGacccatcaaatttttggtaaaaattgTTTGCCCGTGCAAGACAAGCAATAAGAAGGCACAAGTTAAGGCCTGCTGACTGATGGCTACACGCTTACACCAACAAAGAGCAGCTCGTGACCAAACAATTTGGTCTATTTCAGGAGCATATTATCAAATTCTTCAATGTAGAAAGAACAAAGGAGCGCCTCTGTACAAATACATCAATATTTTTCCGCTTTAACATGATCAGATTGATCAACACAGAAAGAATATATTTCAGAGATCAAATTACAATGCAGCGAATTGAATTCACCCAAAGTCCTAGCCGCGGACATGATAAATACAGCACCACCATTGAAGTTTCTGTTTGCTACAGATTTTTCagcaaatatatttaaaatgacACTACGACGACTCCACAGCAGTTTTGAGCCTATCCCTGCATTGCAAATTCATCTCGATTCTTGTTGCACGTAGGCAGAATGTCCTGACTACGCCTAAAGGCACAAGTGGAACGCCCCATATGTTTCTCCCCAACATGAGGTCTTGGATGCCTGGTGAAACTGAAAGATTGCTTGCTTGTCGAGTTTCAGTCCAGGTGCACACATTGGCACTTCTTACCAGCTGCATCAATGTGCAGGATCACCATCGACTTCACCAACATCATGCTGAGAACCAGCTGCCTCTGTAGAGAGTGTCACGTCGTCATCACCTTCATCATTGTCACGACCTGTGGTGTCAGCATCACCGCTGCCACTTGCTCCCCCTAATGGGGAGGATTCGCGACCAAAAGCTTCGCCAAGCAGAAGAATTGTTCTTCTTCTGTGGTGGCCTGGAAATGCTTCCCTGTAGTGGAGGATCGACCTGCCAGTGCGCACAATGAAGACCATTGTTATAGACGGGCTATGTAGAGTCCTCTCGTTGATGTCCTCTTCCCCTTCACTGACCCCAATTCCATCTTCCCTGGCACTTAAGCCTGAACGCAGCATGCTGAACAAGTCTCCAAGATCACGCTGCTGCTCCATCCTGTGCCAGTCTCGCTGCCGGTCAGGATCCACCTGAGTTGGTCTAACAGTAGGATGGTTCTCCCTGGCATGTCTCCTCAGCTGACTGTAGGCCCCCCTAAACTCACATGACTCTTTGGTGCATGCTCGAACCTTCGCATTCATGTACTTCCGTGCATCATAATCCTTTGTCCAATGGCTGACTGGCCCACGACACAATGGGCATGACAGTTTTATGGGCTGCTGGCACTCACTGCATTCTGGTGCGGAAGCAGCACTGGCACCAGTATCCTTTGAGGAGTCCTTAGAAGCCTTGCGGTACTGATCAAAGCAATTGGAGTGTCGGTAGCTTGTGTCACACATGAAAGGGCGGCAGCCCTTCTCATGCGATGAGCAGACGAGCATAACAGCGTTGTGGGGGTGATCCATGCAGACTGGGCAGCGGACATCCTCCCATTCCGCGGCCTGTTTAGCGGCAGCAGCTGCCGCTGCAGCAGCAGACTCCTCCGACCTGCGAGAACAGCCCTTCCCATGCGAGGAATATGGCGAAGCACGAGAACGACGGCGCTCGTATGAGACGGCACGGGTGCTCCTGTCCTTTGGCATAGTTACCTCAAGTCAGTCAGATGCAAGGATGTGTTGGTTTGTTTGAAATTCTCTGCAATCCAAAGGAAAGCACTACAGAGAACAAGGTTGATTTCCAACTTCAAACTCTGAAATAATCAAAAGGTGGAGAATCATGAGAGCTTAATCAGATCACAAACAAGTATAACTGCGTAGAAACAAGGATCATACATGACAGCTACAAACACAAACACCTTTtcgtcttctttttttttttgcaaacatgTTATTTACTCCGGATCCATCCACCAAATCCCTATAAAAAAAGCAGATAACTCTATCTATATAAAGATCGGCCATGGCATGAGTCTTGGTTACTCCAGATTCTTTTAACGAAAGAATCAGAACCAGTGTAGACTAAGGAGTACATAAGAACTCGTCCAACGCCTACATATCTGACAAACTCGTCTGAATCCCGTCGCCGCGCAACCAAATCGCCACCGACAGGAGCACCATCCCCTCTCCTCAAGTCGATCCAGTCCAAGAGAAAACCGAGCACAAGCACCGAATCTTCCGAGGAAACGCGCACATGGGAGGGGCGTAGCCCGGAGGAAGACCGAGCCGAATCGTGCGGGGTcaacggcggcgcgagggtCCAGATCGGCGCCGTCGGGCGCGTTCATCGtcgagaggggaggaggcttTACCGTGCCGTCTGTCGGGCCGGGGTACGGAGACACCGCCGGCGATCGGAGGCCCGGCGTCTTCTtctgcggcagcggcggaggcggaggcggcgagacCTCGTGTGATTCGCCGCGCGCGGGGTCTCGGCGAGCTGAAGCTAAGGCGAaggggaaaggaggaggaggaggagacgagagACTCGCgatggggaggggagggggagctgAGCCGATGGGTGGGGTGGTGCCGCTTTATAGGTCGGCGTGACGTGGACGGGTGACGTGGTTGGCTAGggttctctctctcctctcccctcctctcgccGTCGGCTCCGCACGCGCCTGGACCGACCTCACCGTGCGCCGGCGTCTACCGCTTGCGGGCGGGGCCCGCGTGTCGGCGTCACCCCGGTGCACCGCCTGTCGGTGGGAGGAGGGGTtatgacgggtgggcccgCCGGCCAAGCTCCTGTTGGGCACGGGTGGGGCCCGGTACGGTAACAGGACACGCCACGTCAGCATGCTGGgtggtagcagcagcagtaaaAAATACCACTCCCCCATGCCGGAGCCACACTGCAGCCTGACCCACCAAGCACGCGCCACGGGTCagtgacaggtgggccccttGCGCGGTGTGGGTTGTCGTGTCCCGCGAGTGCGATGTATTTCGGGGGTGGGGTGCCACAGGTGGAGGGGCGcgtaggtggggcccacccgtagTGCACCTCCTGCTCGCTCGCTCGAGTGGTGGTGGTCTTTGGATgctttttgtttatttgaaaaactttATTGCTTCCTCGTGGTCTGTACCGCGGCGGATGGTACTAGAGTACTTTGGAATTTGAACTTTGCTACTCTTTCGAAATTCAAAAGGAGTTTCAAGCTGCGCACGAGGTATGGGGCCAAAAACTTCGAATTGGTACGTACGGAATACTAGCAAGTGATTGCTCGAGGATTCGACCATCCGAGTAATTTACAtgatttcttttctatttatattggtattatatttaaatagatCTCTCTTCTCCCACGCAAAATCCCACGCAAAAGAAACGGTCTCttgatattaatatatggaaaaaaaacattgccattaatttgcacaaaattagGTCATGTTCACATGAATGATATGGAAAGTATAGAATAGAAACAAATGAATGAGATggattatagataaaaaactttaaggaTTACTATATGGTCATGTTCACATTGTTGTCATCTTCAACCATCCCAAAATTTgttattgcaaaaaatttgGTAAGAAAGCAATCCCAACACATCACAGATATTCTACCCCACCTTACCATGACAAGATTAGGTAGTAAAAACTTCTCTATATAACTTCacacaaatttttggtaaggTGTTAGACTAAACAACACCAACAAACCTCTACCCTACCaaacttttctaaattgtGGTGTTAGCAAAATTTggtagagttgattttggtatcAAAGTGAACAAACCATATACAATAggaataatgattttttttcttttcaagttTTGGCTTGTCACTATTTACTGCCaagtgtaaataaaatatggatgatgaaAATCAACAGAGGGGCAAGACTAAGAGAATAGCAAATGAAATTGCAAGACTAAGAGAATAGCGAATGAAAATTTCCTTTTAGGCCCCGTTTGGATGACAAAATTTTTGGGGAAAGGGTCATATCGGACTTTTAACCGAATGTCAGAAGGGTTTTtgaacacgaataaaaaaaatgaatttcacagctcgactgaaaaccgcaagacgaatcttttaaacctaattaagttgtcattagcatatgtgggttactgtagcacttatggctaatcatggactaattaggctcaaaagattcgtctcatgatttttttcataattgtgtaattagttttttgtttcatatttaatggtccatttaggtgtccaaatattcaatgtgatgtttttggaactaaatggGGCCTTAGTTGCGGTTCATGTGTAATCTAAGATACTTTAAGATGAGTAGCGATGGTGGTGAGTGGCGGTTTGTTATCATCCCACCACCAATTCGTTAAAATTCTAATATGAGGTATCTATCTCCTTTTCAAAACAA
This is a stretch of genomic DNA from Oryza brachyantha chromosome 1, ObraRS2, whole genome shotgun sequence. It encodes these proteins:
- the LOC102708475 gene encoding uncharacterized protein LOC102708475; translated protein: MPKDRSTRAVSYERRRSRASPYSSHGKGCSRRSEESAAAAAAAAAKQAAEWEDVRCPVCMDHPHNAVMLVCSSHEKGCRPFMCDTSYRHSNCFDQYRKASKDSSKDTGASAASAPECSECQQPIKLSCPLCRGPVSHWTKDYDARKYMNAKVRACTKESCEFRGAYSQLRRHARENHPTVRPTQVDPDRQRDWHRMEQQRDLGDLFSMLRSGLSAREDGIGVSEGEEDINERTLHSPSITMVFIVRTGRSILHYREAFPGHHRRRTILLLGEAFGRESSPLGGASGSGDADTTGRDNDEGDDDVTLSTEAAGSQHDVGEVDGDPAH
- the LOC102708190 gene encoding acyl-protein thioesterase 1 homolog 1-like; its protein translation is MSYGSSSSGARGGRRVEYGRTYVVRPKGRHQATIVWLHGLGDNGASWSQLLDSLPLPNIKWICPTAPTRAVAAFGGFPCTAWFDVEDTSVDGRDDIEGLDASAAHVANLLSSEPSDVRLGIGGFSMGAATALHSAACYAHGRFTNGVAYPITLSAVIGLSGWLPCSRTLKSKMDSSQTALRRAGALPILLSHGRADEIVTYRNGERSAQILQSSGFQYLNLKSYNGLGHYTIPEEMDDVCKWLRSMLGLDRSRG